The Nitrosomonas sp. sh817 genome includes a window with the following:
- a CDS encoding IS110 family transposase: MNFTTYGLDIAKRAFQLYWVTHENGEIHNRKFGKQELLEFLAQREAGLIAIEACGSAHWWRRKLMALGHEVRLIHAKFVRPFVQGNKTDAADAKAIWTAVRQPGMRTVAGKTEDQQAMLALHRMRLSLIKFRTMQVNQLRGLLYEFGVTLKGGRQAGVAEIQQRMIELEEIVPTMLFKATKEQLRRIDEIEADVQHIERRIKDWQKQQAACRKVAEIPGVGMLTATALVATMGEANCFKSGREFAAFVGLVPRQSGTGGKVKLLGISKRGDTYLRTLLIHGARAVMFIAKDKGAWSEALLHRRPTNVAIVAMANKMARTAWAILAHDREYQKGYVSQEPT, encoded by the coding sequence ATGAATTTTACGACATATGGGTTGGATATCGCAAAGCGAGCTTTTCAACTGTACTGGGTAACACACGAGAATGGCGAGATACACAACCGCAAGTTTGGCAAGCAAGAACTGCTGGAGTTTCTGGCGCAACGTGAAGCTGGATTGATTGCAATTGAAGCGTGCGGTAGTGCCCACTGGTGGCGGCGCAAATTGATGGCACTGGGGCATGAAGTCAGATTAATTCACGCCAAGTTTGTCCGGCCTTTTGTGCAAGGCAACAAGACCGATGCGGCAGATGCTAAGGCAATCTGGACAGCGGTACGGCAACCGGGGATGCGGACGGTAGCCGGTAAAACAGAAGATCAACAAGCGATGTTGGCACTACACCGGATGAGATTATCGCTGATCAAGTTCCGCACCATGCAGGTGAATCAACTGCGCGGATTACTCTACGAGTTTGGTGTTACGTTGAAAGGTGGCCGACAAGCAGGCGTGGCAGAAATACAACAACGCATGATTGAACTAGAAGAAATCGTGCCTACCATGCTATTCAAAGCTACTAAGGAGCAGTTAAGGCGTATTGATGAAATTGAGGCTGATGTTCAACACATTGAGCGCAGAATCAAAGATTGGCAAAAACAACAAGCCGCTTGTAGGAAGGTTGCTGAGATTCCAGGTGTGGGAATGCTGACGGCAACCGCCTTGGTCGCGACGATGGGTGAAGCAAATTGCTTCAAATCTGGACGGGAGTTTGCTGCTTTTGTAGGGCTTGTTCCAAGGCAAAGTGGCACGGGCGGTAAGGTCAAGCTGTTAGGTATCAGTAAAAGAGGCGACACGTATTTACGAACTTTGCTGATCCATGGCGCCAGAGCAGTCATGTTCATCGCCAAAGATAAAGGCGCGTGGAGCGAAGCACTGCTGCATAGGCGTCCGACGAATGTGGCCATTGTTGCGATGGCTAACAAGATGGCACGAACGGCGTGGGCGATTTTGGCGCACGATCGAGAGTACCAAAAGGGTTATGTGAGCCAAGAGCCCACATAA
- a CDS encoding GtrA family protein, producing the protein MHHVVQPDICNPNDSKMLLLTKSFKQLFYYGMIGIITNLSWYAVYLLITSFGAEPKLVMSILYFCGATTSYLANRKWTFQHTGHWVNSTIRYVIAHIMGYTLNFLLLLIFVDYYHYPHQWVQGIAIFIVAGFLFITFKFFVFSENSDSQKVSQ; encoded by the coding sequence ATGCATCACGTGGTTCAGCCGGATATCTGCAATCCCAATGACAGTAAAATGTTACTTTTGACAAAATCTTTCAAACAACTGTTTTATTATGGGATGATTGGCATCATCACCAATTTAAGCTGGTATGCGGTCTATCTGTTAATTACGTCTTTTGGCGCAGAACCCAAGCTGGTGATGTCTATACTATATTTTTGTGGCGCAACTACCAGTTATTTAGCCAATCGCAAATGGACGTTTCAACATACCGGACATTGGGTGAATTCGACGATCCGTTACGTTATTGCGCATATAATGGGTTACACGCTTAATTTTCTGTTACTTCTGATATTTGTTGATTATTATCATTATCCGCACCAATGGGTACAGGGTATTGCTATTTTTATAGTCGCTGGTTTTTTATTCATTACGTTCAAATTTTTTGTTTTCAGTGAGAATTCAGATAGTCAAAAAGTCAGTCAATAA
- the ubiB gene encoding ubiquinone biosynthesis regulatory protein kinase UbiB, with the protein MRLFRLLKILYVAFQSGLDEFVLSHSRLQFLRVIVRTVTFWRKLDKPRGERLRLALTALGPIFVKFGQMLSTRRDLLPQDIADELAKLQDQVPPFSSDLVVTTLEAEYGQKVDEVFFKFDLTPLASASVAQVHLAILHNGTEVAVKILRPNLSTIIAHDVALMDTGAWLAEMLWSDGKRLKLRQVVSEFARHLDDELDLMREAANCSQLRRNFLDSPLLLVPEVYWDFCRNNVMVMERVKGIPISHVDELKAQGIDIPQLARVGVEIFFTQVFRDGYFHADMHPGNIFVGNDGRYIAVDFGIMGTLSDQDKNYLAQNFLAFFRRDYARVAQAHVEAGWAPKDTRVDDFEAAIRAVCEPIFDKPLKEISFGRVLLQLFQASRQFNVEIQPQLVLLQKTLLNIEGLGRDLDPDLDLWKTAKPFLENWMSEQIGWRGFTSRAQKEAPNWAVIMPEFPRLIHQALAENRNHELEKRMADLIIEEKRQNRLLALIAILLAGLLAWQIFQ; encoded by the coding sequence ATGCGCTTATTCCGCCTCCTAAAAATTTTATACGTTGCGTTTCAATCCGGATTGGACGAATTCGTTCTGAGTCATAGCCGGTTGCAATTTTTGCGTGTCATTGTCAGAACCGTGACTTTTTGGCGCAAACTGGATAAACCACGCGGAGAACGTTTACGTTTGGCTTTAACGGCGCTGGGTCCGATCTTTGTTAAATTCGGACAGATGCTATCCACCCGGCGCGATTTGCTGCCACAGGATATCGCCGATGAACTGGCCAAACTGCAAGACCAGGTACCTCCGTTTTCTTCCGATTTGGTAGTGACCACGCTAGAAGCGGAATATGGCCAAAAGGTTGATGAGGTTTTTTTCAAGTTTGATCTGACACCGCTCGCCAGCGCGTCCGTAGCGCAAGTTCATTTGGCGATATTACACAATGGCACCGAAGTGGCAGTCAAGATTTTGCGCCCCAATCTGTCAACCATTATTGCACATGATGTTGCCTTGATGGATACCGGCGCTTGGTTGGCCGAGATGCTGTGGTCGGATGGTAAACGCCTGAAATTGCGCCAAGTTGTCTCGGAATTTGCCAGGCATTTGGACGATGAGCTTGATTTAATGCGCGAAGCCGCTAATTGCAGCCAGTTACGCCGCAATTTCCTGGATTCTCCGCTCCTGCTGGTTCCGGAGGTCTATTGGGATTTCTGCCGCAACAATGTGATGGTCATGGAGCGTGTCAAGGGGATTCCGATCAGCCATGTCGATGAGCTGAAAGCACAAGGTATCGATATCCCTCAGTTGGCACGAGTTGGCGTGGAAATATTTTTTACGCAGGTATTTCGTGACGGCTATTTCCATGCGGATATGCATCCCGGCAATATCTTTGTCGGCAATGACGGCCGCTACATTGCGGTTGATTTCGGTATCATGGGTACATTGAGCGATCAGGATAAAAATTATCTCGCGCAAAACTTCCTGGCTTTTTTCCGGCGCGACTACGCACGAGTAGCGCAAGCGCATGTCGAAGCCGGCTGGGCTCCCAAAGATACTCGGGTGGATGATTTTGAAGCCGCCATTCGAGCCGTCTGCGAACCTATTTTCGACAAACCGCTGAAAGAAATTTCATTTGGGCGCGTTTTGCTGCAGTTATTTCAAGCTTCCCGGCAATTCAATGTCGAGATCCAACCGCAACTGGTTTTATTGCAAAAAACATTACTTAATATCGAAGGCTTGGGACGTGATCTGGATCCCGATTTGGATTTGTGGAAAACAGCCAAACCCTTTCTGGAAAACTGGATGTCCGAACAAATCGGCTGGCGCGGATTCACTAGCCGTGCTCAAAAAGAAGCGCCTAACTGGGCCGTTATCATGCCGGAGTTCCCCCGCCTCATTCATCAGGCATTGGCGGAAAATCGCAACCATGAATTGGAAAAAAGAATGGCCGATTTAATTATTGAAGAAAAACGCCAAAACCGGTTGCTTGCTCTTATTGCGATCCTGCTCGCCGGACTGCTTGCCTGGCAAATATTTCAGTAA
- a CDS encoding SCP2 domain-containing protein yields the protein MLAAVAINPVNHVLRCEAWAGKRLQKHSGKTICIKIPPLITLGMLIDAAGEMQPAENESNADTTLVLAHPVLFRLLAGDAKVFDQITTMGDQALAEELLDIGRQIDLSVIFENDLSNVVGDIPAHRISQTGKNFVQCQIDNVDRLTRSLKDYLTEETNILTKSVATRQLAEEIANLQMEAKALEQRLNRLTQRIFPLSE from the coding sequence ATGCTGGCAGCCGTTGCAATTAATCCCGTCAACCATGTACTACGTTGCGAAGCTTGGGCAGGCAAGCGATTACAAAAGCACTCAGGCAAAACGATCTGTATCAAGATACCTCCCTTGATTACGCTTGGGATGTTGATTGATGCCGCAGGGGAAATGCAACCGGCGGAAAATGAAAGCAACGCCGACACCACATTGGTACTGGCGCACCCGGTATTGTTCAGATTACTTGCAGGTGATGCTAAAGTTTTCGATCAAATAACAACGATGGGTGATCAAGCGCTGGCGGAAGAATTGCTCGATATCGGCAGGCAAATTGATTTAAGCGTAATCTTCGAAAATGATTTGAGCAATGTAGTCGGCGACATCCCGGCACATCGCATCTCACAAACCGGCAAGAATTTTGTTCAGTGCCAAATTGACAATGTTGATCGTTTAACCCGGTCGCTGAAAGATTACCTGACTGAAGAGACTAATATCTTAACCAAATCCGTTGCTACCCGGCAGCTGGCTGAGGAAATAGCAAATTTGCAGATGGAAGCAAAAGCGCTGGAGCAGCGATTAAACCGGCTGACACAGCGAATTTTTCCATTGAGCGAATGA
- the gatB gene encoding Asp-tRNA(Asn)/Glu-tRNA(Gln) amidotransferase subunit GatB has protein sequence MQWEIVIGLEVHAQLSTRSKIFSGASTAYGAPPNTQACVIDLALPGVLPVLNKGAVERAVKFGLAVGAKINSPSIFARKNYFYPDLPKGYQISQYELPVVQGGTITIQIEGEEKTIRLTRAHLEEDAGKSLHEDFHGMTGIDLNRAGTPLLEIVSEPDLRSSVEAVAYAKTLHALVRWIGICDGNMQEGSFRCDANVSVRPRGTEKLGTRCEIKNLNSFRFLEKAIDYEAQRQIEILEDGGTILQETRLYDPGKDETRTMRSKEDANDYRYFPDPDLLPLEISPSWIAQIQSTLPELPQARRNRYISEFGLSAYDAAVLTSSRETADYFESTVKYLPSQAKLCANWIMGDINGQLNKDGIEINDCPVNPERLAALLTRINDGTISGKGAKAVFESMWNGEFDQDPDAIIAAKGLKQISDDGAIEKLVNEILAANAQLVADYRSGKEKAFNALIGQIMKATQGKANPTQVNTILKRKLNE, from the coding sequence ATGCAGTGGGAAATCGTCATCGGTCTGGAAGTTCATGCGCAGTTGTCAACACGTTCCAAAATTTTTTCAGGCGCTTCCACCGCCTATGGCGCGCCGCCGAACACGCAAGCATGTGTCATTGATCTGGCGCTGCCGGGGGTGCTGCCGGTATTGAACAAAGGCGCGGTTGAGCGAGCCGTTAAATTCGGCCTGGCAGTCGGCGCCAAAATCAACTCACCATCGATTTTCGCGCGCAAAAATTATTTCTACCCCGACTTGCCGAAAGGCTATCAGATCAGCCAATACGAACTGCCGGTGGTGCAAGGCGGAACCATCACGATTCAAATTGAAGGTGAGGAAAAGACGATCCGTCTGACACGCGCGCACCTGGAGGAAGATGCCGGCAAGTCCTTGCACGAGGATTTTCATGGTATGACCGGTATCGATTTGAACCGGGCCGGAACGCCGTTACTGGAAATCGTCTCCGAACCGGATCTACGCAGCAGCGTTGAGGCTGTGGCTTATGCCAAAACCCTGCACGCTTTGGTGCGCTGGATTGGAATCTGTGATGGCAACATGCAGGAAGGTTCGTTTCGCTGCGACGCCAATGTCTCGGTTCGTCCGCGCGGCACTGAAAAGTTGGGTACGCGCTGCGAAATCAAGAATCTGAATTCATTCCGTTTTTTGGAAAAAGCCATCGACTATGAGGCGCAACGGCAAATTGAAATTCTTGAAGACGGCGGCACAATCCTTCAGGAAACAAGACTATACGATCCTGGTAAAGATGAAACACGAACCATGCGCAGCAAGGAAGATGCCAACGATTACCGCTATTTCCCCGATCCGGATTTATTGCCATTGGAGATTTCGCCAAGCTGGATTGCTCAAATTCAATCAACCTTGCCGGAATTGCCGCAAGCACGCCGCAATCGCTATATCTCGGAATTCGGCTTGTCCGCCTACGATGCGGCCGTGTTGACCAGTTCGCGCGAGACTGCGGATTATTTTGAATCAACAGTCAAGTACTTACCGTCACAAGCCAAACTATGCGCCAATTGGATAATGGGCGATATCAATGGGCAATTGAACAAAGACGGTATTGAAATCAACGACTGCCCGGTCAACCCTGAGCGGCTTGCCGCGCTCTTAACACGCATCAATGACGGCACCATTTCCGGCAAAGGCGCAAAAGCCGTATTTGAAAGCATGTGGAACGGTGAATTTGATCAAGACCCGGATGCGATCATTGCCGCAAAAGGCTTAAAACAAATTTCGGATGACGGTGCTATCGAAAAATTGGTGAATGAAATATTAGCCGCCAACGCGCAACTCGTTGCCGATTATCGCAGCGGCAAGGAAAAAGCATTTAACGCACTAATCGGTCAGATCATGAAGGCAACGCAAGGAAAAGCCAACCCAACGCAAGTCAACACTATATTGAAAAGAAAACTGAACGAATGA
- the gatA gene encoding Asp-tRNA(Asn)/Glu-tRNA(Gln) amidotransferase subunit GatA: MFNDSLKQLANQLTAKKISSTELTTEFLQRIKQLNSEYNAFITINEEMSLAQARIADKMIAAGEAGPLTGIPIAQKDIFCARGWLTTCGSKMLANFVSPYDAGVIERFNQAGAVNIGKTNMDEFAMGSSNETSYFGPVKNPWDPAAVPGGSSGGAACAVAARLAPAATGTDTGGSIRQPAALCGISGIKPTYGLVSRYGMIAFASSLDQGGPMAKSAEDLALLLNVMTGFDARDSTSLQREAEDYSRDLQKPLSGLRIGLPKEYFAAGMSGDVASAVDNALNEYRKLGAQTVEISLPNAPLAIPVYYVLAPAEASSNLSRFDGVRYGYRAESYSDLADMYRKSRAQGFGAEVKRRILIGTYVLSHGYYDAYYIKAQKLRRLIAQDFTEAYKQCDIIMGPTTPTVAFNLGEKSGDPIQMYLSDIYTSAANLTGMPAMSIPIGFGDRNRPIGLHIIGNYFKEAHLLNAAHQYQLVTDWHLKSPF, encoded by the coding sequence ATGTTTAACGACAGCCTTAAACAGCTCGCAAACCAGCTCACTGCAAAAAAGATTTCCAGCACAGAACTGACCACCGAATTTCTGCAACGCATCAAGCAACTCAATTCCGAATACAACGCATTCATCACGATTAATGAAGAGATGAGTCTGGCGCAAGCGCGGATAGCAGACAAAATGATTGCTGCCGGGGAAGCAGGACCGTTGACCGGTATTCCAATCGCTCAGAAAGACATTTTCTGCGCCAGAGGCTGGCTAACCACCTGCGGCTCAAAAATGCTGGCAAATTTCGTATCACCTTACGATGCTGGTGTCATCGAACGCTTCAATCAAGCCGGTGCCGTCAATATCGGCAAAACCAACATGGACGAATTTGCCATGGGATCGAGTAATGAAACATCTTATTTCGGTCCGGTGAAAAATCCTTGGGATCCGGCCGCGGTACCCGGCGGCAGCTCTGGCGGCGCCGCCTGCGCGGTTGCAGCCAGATTGGCGCCTGCCGCGACCGGCACCGATACCGGCGGCTCGATCCGTCAGCCCGCCGCCCTGTGCGGTATTTCCGGCATCAAACCAACTTATGGATTAGTATCCCGTTACGGCATGATCGCATTTGCTTCCAGTCTCGATCAAGGCGGCCCGATGGCCAAATCAGCCGAAGATCTGGCATTGCTATTAAATGTCATGACCGGTTTTGATGCCCGCGATTCCACCAGCCTGCAGCGCGAAGCCGAAGACTATTCCCGCGATCTGCAAAAACCGCTATCCGGTTTGCGAATTGGCTTGCCGAAGGAATATTTTGCCGCTGGCATGAGCGGCGATGTCGCCAGCGCTGTCGACAACGCACTGAATGAATACCGCAAACTGGGCGCTCAAACCGTCGAAATCTCGTTACCGAATGCACCGCTAGCAATCCCGGTTTACTATGTGCTGGCGCCCGCCGAAGCTTCGAGCAATTTGTCGCGGTTCGACGGCGTGCGCTATGGGTATCGTGCCGAATCATACAGCGATCTCGCCGATATGTACCGCAAATCGCGCGCGCAAGGTTTCGGCGCGGAAGTCAAACGGCGCATTCTCATCGGCACTTACGTGTTGTCGCATGGTTATTACGATGCCTATTACATTAAAGCGCAAAAGCTGCGCCGCCTGATTGCGCAGGATTTCACCGAAGCCTACAAACAATGCGACATTATCATGGGCCCGACAACGCCGACCGTGGCATTCAATCTGGGTGAGAAAAGCGGCGATCCGATTCAGATGTATTTATCGGATATCTACACCAGCGCCGCCAATCTAACCGGTATGCCGGCGATGTCGATTCCGATCGGTTTCGGCGACAGGAACCGTCCAATCGGTTTGCATATCATCGGTAATTACTTTAAGGAAGCGCATCTGCTGAATGCCGCGCATCAATACCAGCTGGTCACGGATTGGCATTTAAAATCACCTTTTTAA
- the gatC gene encoding Asp-tRNA(Asn)/Glu-tRNA(Gln) amidotransferase subunit GatC: MTLSVNDVKRIAELAYIEINDQEAEETLEQLSGIFNLIESMQAVDTETVEPMSHAQNVFQRLREDEITETDQHQLYQSIAPQVEADLYLVPQVIE, encoded by the coding sequence ATGACTTTGTCTGTAAACGATGTAAAACGGATCGCTGAACTGGCTTATATTGAGATTAATGATCAAGAGGCAGAAGAAACTTTGGAGCAGTTATCCGGTATTTTCAATTTGATTGAATCCATGCAAGCGGTTGATACGGAAACCGTGGAACCGATGTCTCATGCGCAAAATGTTTTTCAGCGGTTACGAGAAGACGAAATCACGGAAACTGATCAGCACCAATTATATCAATCAATCGCGCCGCAAGTCGAAGCGGATCTCTACCTGGTTCCACAAGTCATAGAATAA
- a CDS encoding rod shape-determining protein, producing MFNFLSNSILGSYFSTDMAIDLGTANTLIYVHGQGIVLDEPSVVAIREESGANGKKMIQQVGLAAKQMLGRTPGNITAIRPMKDGVIADFTVTEQMLKMFIRKVNPPRLFSANPRIVICVPYGSTQVERRAIREAAYGAGARKVELIEEPMAAALGADLPVESPTGSMVVDIGGGTTEVGVISLGGIVFSNSVRVGGDKFDEAIINYIRRNYGMLIGEVTAEIIKKEIGSAFPGSEVREIEVKGRNLAEGIPRSFTISSNEILEALAEPLNSIVSAVKSALEHTPPELGADIAEKGMVMTGGGALLRDIDRLLMEETGLSVIVADDPLTCVVRGAGIALENMDRSIGIFARD from the coding sequence ATGTTTAATTTCTTGAGCAACAGCATTCTTGGAAGTTATTTCTCAACAGACATGGCGATTGATTTGGGCACAGCCAATACGCTGATTTATGTTCACGGCCAAGGTATCGTGCTGGATGAGCCTTCTGTGGTGGCTATTCGCGAAGAAAGCGGCGCCAATGGGAAAAAAATGATTCAGCAAGTCGGCCTTGCTGCCAAGCAAATGCTCGGACGCACACCAGGCAATATCACGGCAATCCGGCCGATGAAGGATGGTGTGATTGCGGATTTTACCGTGACCGAGCAAATGCTCAAGATGTTCATCCGTAAGGTGAATCCGCCGCGTTTATTTTCCGCCAATCCACGTATCGTCATTTGTGTGCCTTACGGTTCCACGCAAGTGGAACGGCGGGCAATCCGGGAAGCAGCGTATGGCGCCGGCGCGCGTAAAGTCGAATTGATCGAAGAACCGATGGCTGCCGCATTGGGTGCCGATCTGCCGGTGGAATCGCCGACCGGTTCCATGGTGGTGGATATCGGCGGCGGTACCACGGAAGTGGGCGTGATTTCGTTAGGCGGAATCGTATTTTCCAATTCGGTTCGCGTCGGCGGGGATAAATTCGACGAAGCGATTATCAATTATATCCGCCGCAATTATGGCATGCTGATTGGTGAAGTGACCGCTGAGATCATTAAGAAGGAAATCGGTTCGGCTTTCCCCGGCTCCGAAGTCCGCGAAATCGAAGTGAAAGGCCGTAATCTGGCGGAAGGCATCCCGCGCAGCTTTACCATTTCAAGTAATGAGATACTGGAAGCACTGGCGGAACCGCTCAATAGCATCGTGAGCGCGGTTAAATCGGCGCTGGAGCATACGCCGCCCGAACTGGGAGCGGATATTGCCGAGAAGGGTATGGTCATGACCGGTGGCGGTGCGTTATTACGGGATATTGACCGGTTGTTGATGGAAGAAACCGGTTTATCGGTGATCGTTGCCGATGATCCGTTGACTTGCGTGGTGCGTGGCGCTGGCATCGCTCTGGAAAATATGGACCGATCAATCGGTATTTTTGCTCGCGACTAA
- the mreC gene encoding rod shape-determining protein MreC → MEKTPQFFRNGPGPFARLLVFALLSCVLIAEDVRFKFFPQLRQTIGMLIHPLQKIAYFPATVYDQLEKFVGSFYLLEENAKLRQLYWDRREQLLKLEALEAENLHLRKLLGAIQQIQANIKTRTVLAEILSTPRDPFNHKITINKGSFHGIQLGQAVIDDKGIIGQVTQLYPWSAEVTLLTDKDHAVPVQVTRNGLRSIISGSGKNNELELRYLSVNTDIQRGDLLVTSGIGGVYPPGIPVAIVERIGHDPVGDFALIISTPVAGVERNRQVLVLSLVQSELNESGEVPAIEPGEE, encoded by the coding sequence ATGGAAAAAACGCCTCAGTTTTTCAGAAATGGCCCCGGTCCGTTTGCACGATTATTGGTATTTGCATTACTTTCATGTGTGTTGATTGCCGAAGATGTCCGTTTTAAGTTTTTCCCGCAGTTGCGGCAGACAATAGGTATGCTTATTCATCCTTTGCAGAAAATTGCTTATTTTCCTGCGACCGTTTATGACCAGTTGGAAAAGTTTGTTGGCAGTTTTTACTTGCTGGAAGAAAATGCCAAACTGCGTCAACTGTACTGGGACCGGCGCGAACAATTGTTGAAACTGGAAGCGCTGGAAGCCGAGAATCTGCATTTGCGCAAACTATTGGGAGCCATTCAGCAAATTCAAGCCAATATCAAAACCAGAACTGTTTTGGCGGAGATCCTGTCTACACCGCGCGATCCCTTTAACCATAAAATTACGATCAATAAAGGCAGCTTTCACGGGATTCAGCTAGGACAAGCGGTTATTGATGATAAAGGAATCATTGGGCAGGTGACGCAGCTTTATCCATGGTCTGCCGAAGTGACGCTGCTGACCGATAAAGATCATGCTGTGCCAGTGCAAGTCACCCGTAACGGGTTACGTTCAATCATTTCGGGCAGCGGCAAGAATAATGAATTGGAATTGCGTTACTTGTCGGTGAATACCGATATTCAGCGCGGCGATCTGTTGGTTACTTCCGGAATCGGGGGCGTTTATCCGCCGGGTATTCCGGTTGCCATTGTTGAAAGGATCGGGCACGATCCAGTCGGTGATTTTGCGCTGATTATCAGCACGCCGGTGGCAGGCGTGGAACGAAACCGGCAGGTATTGGTTTTATCCTTAGTACAATCGGAGCTTAACGAGTCTGGTGAGGTACCGGCAATTGAACCGGGAGAGGAATAA
- the mreD gene encoding rod shape-determining protein MreD, which translates to MYLPASSWFVAMSLVAALILNFLPLPEEISFLRPDFVALLLAFWNINHPNRMGMGVAFGMGLMMDVGNVSILGQHALAYCMVVYLTTIFGRRLRLFGLLQQAPQVGLVLFIMQIVIMLVATSTGAPITDWQFFIAAVSGSIIWVPMSWLLTWLLQPKPDPDAL; encoded by the coding sequence ATGTATTTGCCTGCGAGTAGCTGGTTTGTCGCTATGAGTTTGGTAGCAGCCCTGATTCTGAATTTCTTGCCGTTACCTGAAGAAATTTCGTTTCTGCGGCCTGATTTCGTGGCACTCTTACTCGCTTTCTGGAATATCAATCATCCGAACAGAATGGGCATGGGTGTGGCTTTTGGCATGGGTCTCATGATGGATGTCGGCAATGTCAGTATACTGGGGCAGCATGCCTTGGCCTATTGCATGGTTGTTTATCTCACGACAATCTTCGGACGTCGTTTAAGGTTGTTTGGTTTGTTGCAGCAAGCGCCGCAAGTGGGCCTGGTGTTGTTCATTATGCAAATCGTTATCATGCTGGTTGCCACATCCACCGGCGCACCAATCACCGATTGGCAATTTTTTATCGCTGCGGTGTCCGGTAGTATTATCTGGGTGCCGATGTCTTGGCTGCTGACATGGTTGCTGCAGCCCAAACCCGATCCCGATGCGTTATGA